A window of Scomber scombrus chromosome 23, fScoSco1.1, whole genome shotgun sequence contains these coding sequences:
- the si:ch73-335l21.1 gene encoding insulin receptor substrate 1-B — protein sequence MESQVCENQCLEDVRKSGYLRKQKSMHRRYFVLRAASERGPARLEYYESEKKFRGKAPVPKKAVALETCFNINKRADSKNKHMIVLYTRAESFAIAAENEEDQDEWYQAMVDLQCKSKNPTDSGAAGDYGVPNPGPAFKEVWQVKVWPKGLGQAKNLVGIYRLCLTDKTVNFVKLNSDAAAVVLQLMNVRRCGHSENFFFVEVGRSAVTGPGEFWMQVDDSVVAQNMHETLLEAMKALSEEFRQRSKSQSNSGPGGGATASNPISVPSRRHHPNPPPSQVGFTRRPRTEPPGGANSGAGVSSANASPTPRHSFPRSRTASDGGKGDEGTTPLAGTSSNPSTNGSCSNTPILRSKSARSAPTTAAKTPLGLMRSISNPAPSPAPSLSSSSGHGSEFGGVASSAGPGPGAYSRIPTHRASVSGSPSDYGSSDEYGSSPGDHTLLPSPSLPGSSVGSVGSQSLGDEGANYILMGQRSGGGSGSSNQSLMSSPLPAPGTPACGSLPQTRRVLRRSSSRECEAERRLLSKRASLPPMALERLAPQQRRGEELADEDSADYAIMSRSTSRESFTSTSSSMQRESVMGAGSAGGGGGYLDVAGEFKGEGVVGAGGSVDLGVDNGYMSMLPGVTQPPVSLSQSLAVSVPDSDSKPADDYMAMTPNNSVSPPQQIRPPPTSDGYMIMSPNSSCSPDQRGGLSGGAWMGSGSADSRAGSDYMNMSPISARSVNGSPPPPEHTNHLETSSQAQAPKMVYSYYSLPRSYKHNPSTGHFDDGPGRGRRPNGSGGRGMGGGRTMGGRQDQPAAGNSVVGRHLSLSSSSYSSSSASSESLGESEERATQAVSPMAGGATKDGSKLQQRRGSGGVLKHGNHTRSRPVSLFVDVSKANTLPRVRENPLPPEPKSPGEYVSIEFKGEKCSQTGVGGGRGRGLRHGLSLPHGSSSQHPQHRPISCSGNFIPLSRSPSAPITPPAASEYVNMDLGPSPSPSPLSLTPLVFPSFHSPPTPPTLAHTPKACNEGTAGPREEVAEAAEAPLRKSRESVPSVSESESPTSCGDYTEMAFSLNSNTVPRSSSSVSPKAPSPTRTDPSVPVLSRGLDFPLAKPGPNPDHGAKVIRADPQGRRRHCSETFLAPPSLPTPSSTSSSSTASLFPEHAQAVARRLGLEGMLWGNGAVTDTPTQFPLPGQQSIPTNAQTSSTEQGLNYIDLDLANKESPHLGLDGPSGNQAPSRLFSVLGGSSGVGGVGAAAGSSSSSSSLNTYASIDFYKSEELRTHQNGNKEGTEC from the exons GTAAGAACCCCACTGACAGCGGAGCAGCAGGGGACTATGGTGTGCCCAATCCTGGGCCAGCCTTCAAAGAGGTGTGGCAGGTGAAGGTGTGGCCCAAAGGCCTTGGTCAGGCCAAGAATCTGGTGGGCATCTATCGCCTTTGCCTGACTGACAAAACAGTCAACTTTGTCAAGCTAAACTCTGATGCTGCCGCTGTGGTGCTGCAGCTGATGAACGTCCGGCGCTGCGGACATTCAGAAAACTTCTTCTTTGTTGAGGTGGGCCGCTCTGCTGTGACAGGCCCGGGCGAGTTCTGGATGCAG GTGGACGATTCAGTGGTTGCTCAGAACATGCATGAAACGTTGCTGGAAGCCATGAAGGCGCTGAGCGAGGAGTTTCGGCAACGGAGCAAATCTCAGTCAAACTCTGGCCCTGGAGGAGGTGCCACTGCCTCAAACCCCATCAGTGTTCCCTCACGTCGCCACCACCCAAACCCTCCTCCCAGTCAGGTGGGCTTCACCCGCCGACCCAGAACTGAGCCTCCTGGAGGAGCTAACAGTGGAGCAGGCGTCAGCAGTGCCAACGCTTCTCCAACCCCACGGCACAGCTTCCCGAGGTCTCGCACTGCCAGTGATGGGGGAAAAGGTGATGAAGGGACCACACCACTCGCAGGGACGAGCTCTAATCCCTCCACCAACGGCTCTTGCTCTAACACCCCAATCCTCAGGTCAAAATCGGCCCGGTCAGCCCCCACCACAGCTGCTAAAACTCCTCTTGGGCTGATGCGCTCTATCTCTAACCCAGCACCCTCCCCGGCCCCAAGCCTCTCTTCTAGCTCTGGGCATGGGTCAGAGTTTGGTGGAGTAGCATCATCTGCTGGGCCTGGGCCTGGTGCTTACAGTCGTATACCAACACATCGCGCCTCTGTCTCCGGCTCACCCAGTGACTATGGCTCCTCAGATGAATATGGCTCCAGTCCTGGGGATCACACGCTCCTTCCCTCCCCCAGCCTTCCTGGAAGCTCTGTCGGTAGTGTCGGTAGCCAGTCCCTTGGGGACGAGGGAgctaattatattttaatgggCCAACGTAGTGGTGGTGGCAGTGGCAGCAGTAATCAGAGCTTGATGTCCAGCCCCTTGCCAGCACCAGGAACACCAGCCTGTGGCTCCTTGCCGCAGACCAGGAGAGTGCTGCGTCGCTCCTCGAGCCGTGAATGTGAAGCTGAACGTAGGCTGCTGAGCAAGAGGGCTTCCTTACCTCCTATGGCCCTGGAGAGACTCGCCCCTCAGCAGCGTAGAGGTGAGGAGCTGGCAGATGAAGACTCAGCCGACTATGCTATCATGTCGAGGAGCACCAGCCGCGAGTCATttacctccacctcctcttccatGCAGAGGGAATCTGTTATGGGTGCTGGGTcagcagggggaggaggagggtacTTAGATGTAGCTGGGGAATTCAAAGGTGAAGGGGTTGTTGGAGCAGGTGGTAGTGTAGATTTAGGTGTGGACAATGGATACATGTCCATGCTGCCCGGAGTCACTCAGCCTCCAGTATCCCTGTCCCAATCACTGGCTGTCTCTGTCCCAGACTCAGACTCCAAACCTGCTGATGATTACATGGCCATGACCCCTAACAATAGCGTGTCCCCGCCACAGCAGATCCGCCCTCCACCAACTTCTGATGGCTATATGATAATGTCCCCCAATAGTAGCTGCTCCCCCGATCAACGTGGGGGTCTCTCTGGAGGTGCTTGGATGGGCAGTGGCAGTGCTGACAGTAGGGCAGGCAGTGACTATATGAACATGTCTCCAATCAGTGCGCGGTCTGTAAATGGCAGTCCCCCACCTCCCGAGCACACCAATCATTTGGAGACCAGTTCTCAAGCGCAAGCCCCCAAGATGGTATATTCATACTATTCCCTTCCCCGGTCATACAAACATAACCCCTCCACTGGACACTTTGACGATGGGCCAGGACGTGGCAGAAGGCCCAACGGGAGTGGTGGTAGGGGAATGGGTGGAGGAAGGACTATGGGAGGGCGGCAGGATCAACCAGCCGCAGGTAATTCAGTGGTTGGACGACACCTGtcactctcctcttcctcatacTCCTCCAGCTCAGCCAGCAGTGAGAGCCTAGGGGAGAGCGAGGAAAGAGCTACCCAGGCTGTGAGCCCCATGGCTGGGGGAGCTACAAAAGATGGGTCTAAGCTTCAGCAGAGACGGGGTTCTGGTGGGGTATTGAAGCATGGTAACCACACTAGAAGCAGACCAGTCAGCCTGTTTGTTGACGTATCCAAGGCTAACACCCTTCCCAGGGTCCGTGAGAACCCCCTGCCTCCAGAACCCAAGAGCCCTGGGGAATATGTCAGTATTGAGTTTAAAGGGGAGAAGTGCAGCCAGACTGGGGTTGGAGGAGGACGTGGTAGGGGTCTCAGGCATGGCTTATCGCTGCCTCATGGTTCTAGCAGCCAGCATCCTCAACACAGGCCTATTTCTTGCTCAGGGAACTTTATTCCCCTCTCACGTAGCCCTTCTGCCCCCATCACTCCCCCAGCTGCCTCAGAGTATGTCAACATGGACCTTGGTCCTTCCCCGTCGCCCTCACCCCTCTCCCTTACCCCGCTAGTTTTCCCCTCTTTCCACAGCCCTCCCACGCCCCCAACTCTGGCTCATACTCCCAAGGCGTGCAATGAAGGAACAGCTGGCCCTCGTGAAGAAGTGGCCGAGGCGGCTGAGGCACCACTTAGGAAAAGCAGAGAAAGTGTCCCATCAGTGAGTGAGTCCGAGTCCCCTACGTCCTGTGGTGACTACACAGAGATGGCCTTCAGCTTGAATAGCAACACCGTCCCGAGATCATCATCCAGTGTCTCTCCCAAAGCCCCTTCCCCCACCAGGACTGATCCTTCTGTTCCAGTGCTATCAAGGGGTCTAGACTTTCCTCTAGCCAAACCAGGGCCCAACCCAGACCACGGGGCAAAAGTTATCCGGGCCGACCCCCAGGGACGCAGACGGCACTGCTCGGAAACTTTTCTTGCCCCGCCCTCTCTTCCCACCCCTAGCTCTACTTCCTCTTCTTCGACTGCCTCTCTCTTCCCAGAACACGCCCAAGCTGTGGCCCGCCGGCTGGGCCTCGAAGGCATGCTGTGGGGGAATGGTGCTGTGACTGATACACCCACTCAATTCCCTCTCCCTGGACAGCAGTCCATTCCCACAAACGCTCAGACTTCCTCAACAGAGCAAGGCCTTAACTACATAGACTTGGACTTGGCCAACAAAGAGAGCCCCCACTTGGGCCTAGATGGACCCTCAGGTAACCAGGCCCCCTCTCGCCTCTTCTCTGTGCTGGGTGGAAGTTCTGGGGTAGGGGGAGTGGGCGCAGCagctggcagcagcagcagcagctccagccTCAACACGTACGCCAGCATCGACTTCTACAAATCAGAGGAGTTGCGGACACATCAGAATGGAAACAAAGAGGGTACAG